Part of the Nitrospirota bacterium genome, GCTTCGCCAGCACGGCGTCGGCCGTCAGCTTGGGGGTGACCTGATGGGCGGTCTCCGAAATCTTTTTCACATGGGCCATTGCAGCGGCCTTCACCGCATCGCAGATGGCAATGCGCGACTCCTCGAGAAACTGCTTGGTGCCCATCCGGGGCTTCTGGATGATGTCCACTGCACCGTACTCGAGGGCCCGTATCATGGTCTCCGAGCCCTTCTCGGTAAGGCTCGAGCACATGACCACGGGGATGGGGTGCTGGCTCATGATCTTCTGCAGGAAGGTGAGGCCGTCCATGCGGGGCATCTCTACGTCCAGAGTAATGACATCGGGCACGGCGGCGCGGATCTTGTCCGCGGCGATGAAGGGATCGCCGGCGGTGCCCATTACCTCTATCTGCGGGTCCGACGACAGGACATCCTCCATCGTCTGGCGCACTACCGCCGAATCGTCTACAATCAATACTTTTATCTTTCGCGCACCCTTATGCATAATCACGAGGCGGCGTCAGGGAGGTCGGTCTGCTGCAGCCGCTTCAGCAGGACCTCGCCCGTATGCGTGTAGAAGTGGATCTTCCTGCCGCCGTTCCCCCCGACATCGTAGGTGGCGAGGGTCAGCCCCTCTCCCTCGAGGGCCTGCAAAGCGATATCTATATTCTGCCTGCCTACGTTTGTTGCATTGCCCCTTCCTTTTGCGGAGATCATATCGGCGCCGCCGAAGAGCTTCACCTCGATCTCGTGAGGGGGGATGCCGAGCTTCTTGAACCGCTCCGCCATGCGCTGGATGGAGCATTCGACATACTTGAATCCCTCGGTGCAGCTGCCGTCACAGCTCCGCTTCTCCCTGCACGCGGGCAGCAGCCCGTGGCAGATGGCGCCGATCCCGGCGGCCGGAGCGAACATCGTCACCGATACGCAGGACCCGAGGACGGTCGTCACCACCGTCGGCGTCTGGGCGATATGCACCTCGCCTGGCTTGAGGTAGACCGCTGCCGGAGGCTCGGGGCGGGGGCTCATCCCTGCCTCCGGTAGACAGTCGGCGCCGCCGAGACGAGCGGCACGTTGAGGCCGTTCAGCGTCTCCGAGTGGCCCATGAACAGATACCCCCGTGGCCCCAGGTGGCGGCAGAACTTGTTCAGGAGCCGCTCCTGGGTGGGCCGGTCGAAATAGATTATTACGTTCCTGCAGAAGATGACATCGATAGGCTCGCGGAACCCGAAGTCCTCGTCCATGAAGTTCAGTCTCCGGAACTTCACCGTCTCTCTCAGCTCGGGTACCACGCGCACCAGCCCCTTGCTCCTGTCCTTGCTCCTGAGGAAGTACTTCTGGAGCAGGGCGGGCGCAACGGGCTCGACGCGGTCTGCCTCGTAGATGCCGGTCTTTGCCTTCTCGAGCACCCGGGTCGAGATATCGGTGGCGAGGATCGTGAAGGAGAATCCGCGGTACTGCTCGGCGAACTCGCTCAGCACGATGGCGAGGGTATAGGGCTCTTCACCGCTGGAGCATCCGGCGGACCAGACCGTGAGCGTGCGCTCCGTGCCGGCGCCCTCGGAGCGGATCAACTGGGGGAGGGCCGTCCTGGTGAGATAGTCGAAGTGGGTGGGCTCGCGAAAGAAGTCGGTCTTGTTCGTGGTGACCATATCGATCATGGAGACCATCTCGCGCTCGACTCCTTCGGGACTGAAGAGGTAGTCGCAATATTCGGCAAAACTGCGCAGGCCCAGGCTGCGCAGCCGCTTCTGGA contains:
- a CDS encoding chemotaxis protein CheD, whose translation is MSPRPEPPAAVYLKPGEVHIAQTPTVVTTVLGSCVSVTMFAPAAGIGAICHGLLPACREKRSCDGSCTEGFKYVECSIQRMAERFKKLGIPPHEIEVKLFGGADMISAKGRGNATNVGRQNIDIALQALEGEGLTLATYDVGGNGGRKIHFYTHTGEVLLKRLQQTDLPDAAS
- a CDS encoding protein-glutamate O-methyltransferase; this encodes METESTHPVRGIGTAAMSEKDFKRLSEFIYGECGIKMPPSKKTMLEARLQKRLRSLGLRSFAEYCDYLFSPEGVEREMVSMIDMVTTNKTDFFREPTHFDYLTRTALPQLIRSEGAGTERTLTVWSAGCSSGEEPYTLAIVLSEFAEQYRGFSFTILATDISTRVLEKAKTGIYEADRVEPVAPALLQKYFLRSKDRSKGLVRVVPELRETVKFRRLNFMDEDFGFREPIDVIFCRNVIIYFDRPTQERLLNKFCRHLGPRGYLFMGHSETLNGLNVPLVSAAPTVYRRQG